The proteins below are encoded in one region of Pongo pygmaeus isolate AG05252 chromosome 20, NHGRI_mPonPyg2-v2.0_pri, whole genome shotgun sequence:
- the PALM gene encoding paralemmin-1 isoform X2 has protein sequence MEVLVAETTSQQERLQAIAEKRKRQAEIENKRRQLEDERRQLQHLKSKALRERWLLEGTPSSASEGDEDLRRQMQEDEQKTRLLEDSVSRLEKEIEGLERGDSAPAAAKENAAAPSPVRAPAPSPAKEERKTEVVMNSQQTPVGTPKDKRVSNTPMRTVDGSPMMKAAMYSVEITVEKDKVTGETRVLSSTTLLPRQPLPQGIKVYEDETKVVHAVDGTAENGIHPLSSSEVDELIHKADEVTLSEAGSTAGAAETRGAVEEVARTTPSRREITGVQAQPGEATSGPPGIQPGQEPPVTMIFMGYQNVEDEAETKKVLGLQDTITAELVVIEDAAEPKEPAPPNGSAAEPPTEATSREENQAGPEATTSDPQDLDMKKQRCKCCSIM, from the exons GGTCCTGGTGGCAGAGACCACGTCCCAGCAGGAGCGGCTACAGGCCATTGCA GAGAAGCGGAAGCGGCAGGCGGAGATCGAGAACAAACGCCGGCAGCTGGAGGACGAGCGGAGGCAGCTGCAGCACCTGAAG TCCAAGGCCCTGCGGGAGCGCTGGCTGCTGGAGGGGACGCCGTCCTCGGCCTCAGAGGGGGATGAGGACCTGAGGAGGCAGATGCAGGAGGACGAGCAGAAGACACGGCTGCTGGAGGACTCGGTGTCCAG GTTGGAGAAGGAAATTGAGGGGCTGGAGCGTGGAGACTCTGCCCCAGCTGCCGCGAAGGAGAACGCAGCGGCCCCGAGCCCGGTCCGGGCCCCAGCCCCGAGTCCAGCCAAGGAGGAGCGCAAGACAGAGGTGGTGATGAATTCACAGCAG ACGCCGGTGGGCACGCCCAAAG ACAAGCGAGTCTCCAATACGCCCATGAGGACGGTTGACGGCTCCCCCATGATGAAGGCAG CCATGTACTCGGTTGAGATCACTGTGGAGAAGGACAAGGTGACAGGGGAGACCAGGGTGCTGTCCAGCACCACGCTGCTCCCTCGGCAGCCGCTCCCTCAGGGCATCAAAGTCTACGAGGACGAGACCAAAG TGGTCCATGCTGTGGATGGCACTGCCGAGAACGGGATCCACCCCCTGAGCTCCTCTGAGGTGGACGAACTCATCCACAAAGCGGACGAGGTCACGCTGAGCGAGGCAGGGTCCACGGCTGGGGCGGCAGAGACCCGGGGGGCTGTGGAGGAGGTAGCCCGGACCACGCCCTCCCGGCGGGAGATCACCGGTGTGCAGGCACAGCCAGGCGAGGCCACGTCCGGCCCGCCGGGGATCCAGCCCGGCCAGGAGCCCCCGGTCACAATGATCTTCATGGGTTACCAGAACGTGGAGGATGAGGCCGAGACCAAGAAGGTGCTGGGCCTTCAAGACACCATCACGGCGGAGCTGGTGGTCATCGAAGACGCGGCTGAGCCCAAGGAACCTGCACCGCCCAACGGCAGTGCCGCCGAGCCTCCCACGGAGGCCACCTCCAGGGAAGAGAATCAGGCGGGGCCCGAGGCCACCACCAGCGACCCCCAGGACCTCGACATGAAGAAGCAGCGTTGTAAATGCTGCTCGATCATGTGA
- the PALM gene encoding paralemmin-1 isoform X6, with the protein MEVLVAETTSQQERLQAIAEKRKRQAEIENKRRQLEDERRQLQHLKSKALRERWLLEGTPSSASEGDEDLRRQMQEDEQKTRLLEDSVSRLEKEIEGLERGDSAPAAAKENAAAPSPVRAPAPSPAKEERKTEVVMNSQQTPVGTPKDKRVSNTPMRTVDGSPMMKAVVHAVDGTAENGIHPLSSSEVDELIHKADEVTLSEAGSTAGAAETRGAVEEVARTTPSRREITGVQAQPGEATSGPPGIQPGQEPPVTMIFMGYQNVEDEAETKKVLGLQDTITAELVVIEDAAEPKEPAPPNGSAAEPPTEATSREENQAGPEATTSDPQDLDMKKQRCKCCSIM; encoded by the exons GGTCCTGGTGGCAGAGACCACGTCCCAGCAGGAGCGGCTACAGGCCATTGCA GAGAAGCGGAAGCGGCAGGCGGAGATCGAGAACAAACGCCGGCAGCTGGAGGACGAGCGGAGGCAGCTGCAGCACCTGAAG TCCAAGGCCCTGCGGGAGCGCTGGCTGCTGGAGGGGACGCCGTCCTCGGCCTCAGAGGGGGATGAGGACCTGAGGAGGCAGATGCAGGAGGACGAGCAGAAGACACGGCTGCTGGAGGACTCGGTGTCCAG GTTGGAGAAGGAAATTGAGGGGCTGGAGCGTGGAGACTCTGCCCCAGCTGCCGCGAAGGAGAACGCAGCGGCCCCGAGCCCGGTCCGGGCCCCAGCCCCGAGTCCAGCCAAGGAGGAGCGCAAGACAGAGGTGGTGATGAATTCACAGCAG ACGCCGGTGGGCACGCCCAAAG ACAAGCGAGTCTCCAATACGCCCATGAGGACGGTTGACGGCTCCCCCATGATGAAGGCAG TGGTCCATGCTGTGGATGGCACTGCCGAGAACGGGATCCACCCCCTGAGCTCCTCTGAGGTGGACGAACTCATCCACAAAGCGGACGAGGTCACGCTGAGCGAGGCAGGGTCCACGGCTGGGGCGGCAGAGACCCGGGGGGCTGTGGAGGAGGTAGCCCGGACCACGCCCTCCCGGCGGGAGATCACCGGTGTGCAGGCACAGCCAGGCGAGGCCACGTCCGGCCCGCCGGGGATCCAGCCCGGCCAGGAGCCCCCGGTCACAATGATCTTCATGGGTTACCAGAACGTGGAGGATGAGGCCGAGACCAAGAAGGTGCTGGGCCTTCAAGACACCATCACGGCGGAGCTGGTGGTCATCGAAGACGCGGCTGAGCCCAAGGAACCTGCACCGCCCAACGGCAGTGCCGCCGAGCCTCCCACGGAGGCCACCTCCAGGGAAGAGAATCAGGCGGGGCCCGAGGCCACCACCAGCGACCCCCAGGACCTCGACATGAAGAAGCAGCGTTGTAAATGCTGCTCGATCATGTGA
- the PALM gene encoding paralemmin-1 isoform X1, whose product MFQGSSRQAEGCTLWRDWVLVAETTSQQERLQAIAEKRKRQAEIENKRRQLEDERRQLQHLKSKALRERWLLEGTPSSASEGDEDLRRQMQEDEQKTRLLEDSVSRLEKEIEGLERGDSAPAAAKENAAAPSPVRAPAPSPAKEERKTEVVMNSQQTPVGTPKDKRVSNTPMRTVDGSPMMKAAMYSVEITVEKDKVTGETRVLSSTTLLPRQPLPQGIKVYEDETKVVHAVDGTAENGIHPLSSSEVDELIHKADEVTLSEAGSTAGAAETRGAVEEVARTTPSRREITGVQAQPGEATSGPPGIQPGQEPPVTMIFMGYQNVEDEAETKKVLGLQDTITAELVVIEDAAEPKEPAPPNGSAAEPPTEATSREENQAGPEATTSDPQDLDMKKQRCKCCSIM is encoded by the exons GGTCCTGGTGGCAGAGACCACGTCCCAGCAGGAGCGGCTACAGGCCATTGCA GAGAAGCGGAAGCGGCAGGCGGAGATCGAGAACAAACGCCGGCAGCTGGAGGACGAGCGGAGGCAGCTGCAGCACCTGAAG TCCAAGGCCCTGCGGGAGCGCTGGCTGCTGGAGGGGACGCCGTCCTCGGCCTCAGAGGGGGATGAGGACCTGAGGAGGCAGATGCAGGAGGACGAGCAGAAGACACGGCTGCTGGAGGACTCGGTGTCCAG GTTGGAGAAGGAAATTGAGGGGCTGGAGCGTGGAGACTCTGCCCCAGCTGCCGCGAAGGAGAACGCAGCGGCCCCGAGCCCGGTCCGGGCCCCAGCCCCGAGTCCAGCCAAGGAGGAGCGCAAGACAGAGGTGGTGATGAATTCACAGCAG ACGCCGGTGGGCACGCCCAAAG ACAAGCGAGTCTCCAATACGCCCATGAGGACGGTTGACGGCTCCCCCATGATGAAGGCAG CCATGTACTCGGTTGAGATCACTGTGGAGAAGGACAAGGTGACAGGGGAGACCAGGGTGCTGTCCAGCACCACGCTGCTCCCTCGGCAGCCGCTCCCTCAGGGCATCAAAGTCTACGAGGACGAGACCAAAG TGGTCCATGCTGTGGATGGCACTGCCGAGAACGGGATCCACCCCCTGAGCTCCTCTGAGGTGGACGAACTCATCCACAAAGCGGACGAGGTCACGCTGAGCGAGGCAGGGTCCACGGCTGGGGCGGCAGAGACCCGGGGGGCTGTGGAGGAGGTAGCCCGGACCACGCCCTCCCGGCGGGAGATCACCGGTGTGCAGGCACAGCCAGGCGAGGCCACGTCCGGCCCGCCGGGGATCCAGCCCGGCCAGGAGCCCCCGGTCACAATGATCTTCATGGGTTACCAGAACGTGGAGGATGAGGCCGAGACCAAGAAGGTGCTGGGCCTTCAAGACACCATCACGGCGGAGCTGGTGGTCATCGAAGACGCGGCTGAGCCCAAGGAACCTGCACCGCCCAACGGCAGTGCCGCCGAGCCTCCCACGGAGGCCACCTCCAGGGAAGAGAATCAGGCGGGGCCCGAGGCCACCACCAGCGACCCCCAGGACCTCGACATGAAGAAGCAGCGTTGTAAATGCTGCTCGATCATGTGA
- the PALM gene encoding paralemmin-1 isoform X5 — protein MFQGSSRQAEGCTLWRDWVLVAETTSQQERLQAIAEKRKRQAEIENKRRQLEDERRQLQHLKSKALRERWLLEGTPSSASEGDEDLRRQMQEDEQKTRLLEDSVSRLEKEIEGLERGDSAPAAAKENAAAPSPVRAPAPSPAKEERKTEVVMNSQQTPVGTPKDKRVSNTPMRTVDGSPMMKAVVHAVDGTAENGIHPLSSSEVDELIHKADEVTLSEAGSTAGAAETRGAVEEVARTTPSRREITGVQAQPGEATSGPPGIQPGQEPPVTMIFMGYQNVEDEAETKKVLGLQDTITAELVVIEDAAEPKEPAPPNGSAAEPPTEATSREENQAGPEATTSDPQDLDMKKQRCKCCSIM, from the exons GGTCCTGGTGGCAGAGACCACGTCCCAGCAGGAGCGGCTACAGGCCATTGCA GAGAAGCGGAAGCGGCAGGCGGAGATCGAGAACAAACGCCGGCAGCTGGAGGACGAGCGGAGGCAGCTGCAGCACCTGAAG TCCAAGGCCCTGCGGGAGCGCTGGCTGCTGGAGGGGACGCCGTCCTCGGCCTCAGAGGGGGATGAGGACCTGAGGAGGCAGATGCAGGAGGACGAGCAGAAGACACGGCTGCTGGAGGACTCGGTGTCCAG GTTGGAGAAGGAAATTGAGGGGCTGGAGCGTGGAGACTCTGCCCCAGCTGCCGCGAAGGAGAACGCAGCGGCCCCGAGCCCGGTCCGGGCCCCAGCCCCGAGTCCAGCCAAGGAGGAGCGCAAGACAGAGGTGGTGATGAATTCACAGCAG ACGCCGGTGGGCACGCCCAAAG ACAAGCGAGTCTCCAATACGCCCATGAGGACGGTTGACGGCTCCCCCATGATGAAGGCAG TGGTCCATGCTGTGGATGGCACTGCCGAGAACGGGATCCACCCCCTGAGCTCCTCTGAGGTGGACGAACTCATCCACAAAGCGGACGAGGTCACGCTGAGCGAGGCAGGGTCCACGGCTGGGGCGGCAGAGACCCGGGGGGCTGTGGAGGAGGTAGCCCGGACCACGCCCTCCCGGCGGGAGATCACCGGTGTGCAGGCACAGCCAGGCGAGGCCACGTCCGGCCCGCCGGGGATCCAGCCCGGCCAGGAGCCCCCGGTCACAATGATCTTCATGGGTTACCAGAACGTGGAGGATGAGGCCGAGACCAAGAAGGTGCTGGGCCTTCAAGACACCATCACGGCGGAGCTGGTGGTCATCGAAGACGCGGCTGAGCCCAAGGAACCTGCACCGCCCAACGGCAGTGCCGCCGAGCCTCCCACGGAGGCCACCTCCAGGGAAGAGAATCAGGCGGGGCCCGAGGCCACCACCAGCGACCCCCAGGACCTCGACATGAAGAAGCAGCGTTGTAAATGCTGCTCGATCATGTGA
- the PALM gene encoding paralemmin-1 isoform X4 yields MVLVAETTSQQERLQAIAEKRKRQAEIENKRRQLEDERRQLQHLKSKALRERWLLEGTPSSASEGDEDLRRQMQEDEQKTRLLEDSVSRLEKEIEGLERGDSAPAAAKENAAAPSPVRAPAPSPAKEERKTEVVMNSQQTPVGTPKDKRVSNTPMRTVDGSPMMKAAMYSVEITVEKDKVTGETRVLSSTTLLPRQPLPQGIKVYEDETKVVHAVDGTAENGIHPLSSSEVDELIHKADEVTLSEAGSTAGAAETRGAVEEVARTTPSRREITGVQAQPGEATSGPPGIQPGQEPPVTMIFMGYQNVEDEAETKKVLGLQDTITAELVVIEDAAEPKEPAPPNGSAAEPPTEATSREENQAGPEATTSDPQDLDMKKQRCKCCSIM; encoded by the exons GGTCCTGGTGGCAGAGACCACGTCCCAGCAGGAGCGGCTACAGGCCATTGCA GAGAAGCGGAAGCGGCAGGCGGAGATCGAGAACAAACGCCGGCAGCTGGAGGACGAGCGGAGGCAGCTGCAGCACCTGAAG TCCAAGGCCCTGCGGGAGCGCTGGCTGCTGGAGGGGACGCCGTCCTCGGCCTCAGAGGGGGATGAGGACCTGAGGAGGCAGATGCAGGAGGACGAGCAGAAGACACGGCTGCTGGAGGACTCGGTGTCCAG GTTGGAGAAGGAAATTGAGGGGCTGGAGCGTGGAGACTCTGCCCCAGCTGCCGCGAAGGAGAACGCAGCGGCCCCGAGCCCGGTCCGGGCCCCAGCCCCGAGTCCAGCCAAGGAGGAGCGCAAGACAGAGGTGGTGATGAATTCACAGCAG ACGCCGGTGGGCACGCCCAAAG ACAAGCGAGTCTCCAATACGCCCATGAGGACGGTTGACGGCTCCCCCATGATGAAGGCAG CCATGTACTCGGTTGAGATCACTGTGGAGAAGGACAAGGTGACAGGGGAGACCAGGGTGCTGTCCAGCACCACGCTGCTCCCTCGGCAGCCGCTCCCTCAGGGCATCAAAGTCTACGAGGACGAGACCAAAG TGGTCCATGCTGTGGATGGCACTGCCGAGAACGGGATCCACCCCCTGAGCTCCTCTGAGGTGGACGAACTCATCCACAAAGCGGACGAGGTCACGCTGAGCGAGGCAGGGTCCACGGCTGGGGCGGCAGAGACCCGGGGGGCTGTGGAGGAGGTAGCCCGGACCACGCCCTCCCGGCGGGAGATCACCGGTGTGCAGGCACAGCCAGGCGAGGCCACGTCCGGCCCGCCGGGGATCCAGCCCGGCCAGGAGCCCCCGGTCACAATGATCTTCATGGGTTACCAGAACGTGGAGGATGAGGCCGAGACCAAGAAGGTGCTGGGCCTTCAAGACACCATCACGGCGGAGCTGGTGGTCATCGAAGACGCGGCTGAGCCCAAGGAACCTGCACCGCCCAACGGCAGTGCCGCCGAGCCTCCCACGGAGGCCACCTCCAGGGAAGAGAATCAGGCGGGGCCCGAGGCCACCACCAGCGACCCCCAGGACCTCGACATGAAGAAGCAGCGTTGTAAATGCTGCTCGATCATGTGA
- the PALM gene encoding paralemmin-1 isoform X7 — protein MQEDEQKTRLLEDSVSRLEKEIEGLERGDSAPAAAKENAAAPSPVRAPAPSPAKEERKTEVVMNSQQTPVGTPKDKRVSNTPMRTVDGSPMMKAAMYSVEITVEKDKVTGETRVLSSTTLLPRQPLPQGIKVYEDETKVVHAVDGTAENGIHPLSSSEVDELIHKADEVTLSEAGSTAGAAETRGAVEEVARTTPSRREITGVQAQPGEATSGPPGIQPGQEPPVTMIFMGYQNVEDEAETKKVLGLQDTITAELVVIEDAAEPKEPAPPNGSAAEPPTEATSREENQAGPEATTSDPQDLDMKKQRCKCCSIM, from the exons ATGCAGGAGGACGAGCAGAAGACACGGCTGCTGGAGGACTCGGTGTCCAG GTTGGAGAAGGAAATTGAGGGGCTGGAGCGTGGAGACTCTGCCCCAGCTGCCGCGAAGGAGAACGCAGCGGCCCCGAGCCCGGTCCGGGCCCCAGCCCCGAGTCCAGCCAAGGAGGAGCGCAAGACAGAGGTGGTGATGAATTCACAGCAG ACGCCGGTGGGCACGCCCAAAG ACAAGCGAGTCTCCAATACGCCCATGAGGACGGTTGACGGCTCCCCCATGATGAAGGCAG CCATGTACTCGGTTGAGATCACTGTGGAGAAGGACAAGGTGACAGGGGAGACCAGGGTGCTGTCCAGCACCACGCTGCTCCCTCGGCAGCCGCTCCCTCAGGGCATCAAAGTCTACGAGGACGAGACCAAAG TGGTCCATGCTGTGGATGGCACTGCCGAGAACGGGATCCACCCCCTGAGCTCCTCTGAGGTGGACGAACTCATCCACAAAGCGGACGAGGTCACGCTGAGCGAGGCAGGGTCCACGGCTGGGGCGGCAGAGACCCGGGGGGCTGTGGAGGAGGTAGCCCGGACCACGCCCTCCCGGCGGGAGATCACCGGTGTGCAGGCACAGCCAGGCGAGGCCACGTCCGGCCCGCCGGGGATCCAGCCCGGCCAGGAGCCCCCGGTCACAATGATCTTCATGGGTTACCAGAACGTGGAGGATGAGGCCGAGACCAAGAAGGTGCTGGGCCTTCAAGACACCATCACGGCGGAGCTGGTGGTCATCGAAGACGCGGCTGAGCCCAAGGAACCTGCACCGCCCAACGGCAGTGCCGCCGAGCCTCCCACGGAGGCCACCTCCAGGGAAGAGAATCAGGCGGGGCCCGAGGCCACCACCAGCGACCCCCAGGACCTCGACATGAAGAAGCAGCGTTGTAAATGCTGCTCGATCATGTGA